Proteins encoded in a region of the Chelonoidis abingdonii isolate Lonesome George chromosome 2, CheloAbing_2.0, whole genome shotgun sequence genome:
- the TMEM127 gene encoding transmembrane protein 127 produces the protein MYTPGGSGLPGGRRRRGQSGGALPKQPERSLASALPGALSITALCTALAEPAWLRIHGGTCSRQELGVADVLGYLDPELLRDYCMNPQTVLLLRVIAAFCFLGIICSLSAFLLDVFGPRHPALKITRRYAFAHILTVLQCATVIGFCYWASELILAQQQQHKKYHGSQVYVTFAVSFYLVAGAGGASILATAANLLRHYPTEEEEQALELLSEMEENEPYPAEYEVINQFQPPPAYTP, from the exons ATGTACACCCCAGGTGGCTCTGGGTTGCCTGGAGGGCGCAGGCGGAGAGGCCAGAGTGGAGGTGCCCTCCCAAAGCAGCCAGAGAGGAGCCTGGCCTCTGCACTGCCCGGCGCCTTGTCTATCACAGCCCTGTGCACTGCACTGGCGGAGCCTGCCTGGCTACGGATTCACGGGGGGACGTGTTCCCGTCAGGAGCTGGGTGTAGCTGATGTACTTGGCTACCTTGATCCAGAATTGCTTAGAG ACTACTGCATGAATCCACAGACAGTCTTGTTGCTCCGGGTCATCgctgctttctgtttccttggAATAATATGCAGCCTTTCAGCTTTTCTGCTAGATGTTTTTGGACCCAGGCATCCTGCGCTGAAGATCACTCGGCGCTATGCCTTTGCTCACATTCTCACAG TTTTGCAATGTGCCACTGTGATTGGATTCTGTTACTGGGCCTCGGAGCTGATtcttgcacagcagcagcagcacaaaaagtACCATGGATCTCAGGTCTATGTCACCTTTGCTGTCAGCTTTTACCTGGTGGCGGGAGCTGGTGGAGCCTCCATCCTCGCTACTGCTGCCAACCTGCTGCGCCACTACCCAACcgaggaggaggagcaggcacTGGAGCTCCTGTCCGAGATGGAGGAGAATGAACCTTACCCAGCAGAGTACGAAGTGATCAACCAGTTCCAGCCACCTCCTGCTTATACGCCATAA